A single region of the Candidatus Protochlamydia amoebophila UWE25 genome encodes:
- a CDS encoding amino acid permease — MDHQKGSILNGSLLVAGTSIGGGMLALPVLTSLAGFFPSLAIYLLCWLFMACTGLLFLEVSQWIKGESNIITMAEKTLGKGGRYFAWIVYLFLFYCLTIAYMVGCGNIVVEFSQSTIPDWLGPIIFVLLFSPLILIPTAWAGRLNVWLIIGLALSYLGFVLLGFRHVDLNFLRDYNWSYSLMVLPIAFTSFAYQGIIPTLASYLHHDAKAIRTSILIGSFIPLIAYIIWEGLILGIVPKEGAGGLIEALKNGNNAVHPLKNFIHNPAVYYLGQAFAFFALITSFLGVTLGLRDFLADGLNIHKNIKGKMLLALLIFAFPLLISVSYPHIFLIALDYAGGFGVALLLGLLPILMTWIGRYRQRLETNQQLPGGKMSLVLLGGFVVFELFHETKHLIDRIFS, encoded by the coding sequence ATGGATCATCAGAAAGGTAGCATCTTAAACGGCTCATTGCTTGTCGCAGGAACATCGATTGGAGGAGGAATGTTGGCTTTGCCAGTTTTAACAAGTTTGGCTGGCTTTTTTCCCTCTCTTGCTATTTATTTATTATGTTGGCTTTTCATGGCTTGTACAGGCCTTTTATTTTTAGAGGTTTCTCAATGGATTAAAGGGGAATCGAACATCATTACTATGGCTGAAAAAACGCTTGGAAAAGGAGGGCGCTATTTTGCTTGGATTGTTTATTTATTCTTATTCTATTGTTTAACGATTGCCTATATGGTTGGTTGCGGCAATATTGTTGTAGAGTTTTCTCAATCTACAATTCCAGATTGGCTAGGACCAATTATTTTTGTTCTTTTATTTTCTCCTCTTATTTTAATTCCTACCGCTTGGGCAGGTCGTTTAAATGTCTGGCTTATTATAGGTCTTGCTTTGTCTTATTTAGGATTTGTTTTATTAGGATTTCGTCATGTCGACCTAAATTTTTTGAGGGATTACAATTGGTCTTATTCTTTAATGGTGTTACCTATTGCCTTTACCTCATTTGCTTATCAAGGAATTATTCCAACGCTTGCGAGTTATTTGCATCACGATGCTAAAGCCATTCGAACATCAATTTTAATTGGAAGTTTTATTCCATTAATTGCTTATATTATTTGGGAAGGACTTATCTTAGGTATTGTGCCTAAAGAAGGCGCAGGAGGACTCATAGAAGCTTTAAAAAATGGGAATAATGCTGTTCATCCTTTAAAAAATTTTATTCATAATCCTGCTGTTTATTACTTAGGGCAAGCTTTTGCTTTTTTTGCTCTGATTACTTCTTTTTTAGGTGTGACGTTAGGTTTAAGAGATTTTTTGGCAGATGGTTTGAATATTCATAAAAATATCAAAGGCAAAATGCTTTTAGCTTTACTTATCTTTGCTTTTCCTCTCCTCATTTCTGTGAGTTACCCCCATATCTTTTTAATTGCTTTAGATTATGCAGGGGGATTTGGAGTTGCTCTTTTATTAGGTCTTCTTCCCATTTTAATGACTTGGATTGGGCGTTATCGACAAAGATTAGAGACAAACCAACAATTACCTGGAGGCAAAATGTCACTGGTCTTGCTCGGTGGATTTGTTGTTTTTGAACTCTTTCACGAAACAAAGCATTTAATTGACAGGATATTTTCATAA
- the glmS gene encoding glutamine--fructose-6-phosphate transaminase (isomerizing): MCGIFGYVGIKDPIKMVLDGLKKLEYRGYDSAGLAGVENGQIVACKEVGKVASLEREVLQMHLAPKMAIAQTRWATHGAVTKVNAHPHFDHVKSIAVVHNGIIENYDILKKKLIEKGIQFVSDTDTEVIAHLIAHHYAGDLLNAVQQTVIELKGAYAVAVVHKDFPDQIIAIAHECPLVIGIGNNEAFVSSDPNAFAFYTRQAIYLSNSEIAVIKAGSQQVYNIHHKITKESQFIEGDLEQISKGSFEHFTLKEIYEQPQAIRNALLSRILPEYGTALFEELDFNMTDLLTVERILILACGTSWHAGCVAAYLIEDKARIPVQVEISSEFRYKNPVVPPGTFVIAISQSGETADTIAAVKEVKAKGARVLALCNVQGSTLTREADETIFLKAGAEIGVCSTKAFTSQVVVLALFTLLLARMRHMSKGEGQDFLEAILKLPDQVQMVLDQSIAIERIAKKYAGFDNFFYLGRRYMFPTSLEGALKLKEISYINANGYAAGEMKHGPIALINEDCPTVALCANRQTFEKLLSNLMEIKARHGKIIAIVEEQEKAIEKIADDVIYIPHVIDELASILTTVVTQLLAYYIAKERGADIDHPRNLAKSVTVE; encoded by the coding sequence ATGTGTGGAATATTTGGTTATGTGGGAATAAAAGATCCCATCAAAATGGTATTAGATGGACTTAAAAAGCTTGAATATCGGGGATATGATTCCGCAGGATTAGCCGGAGTAGAAAATGGGCAAATCGTTGCTTGTAAAGAAGTCGGTAAAGTAGCCTCGCTTGAGCGAGAAGTTTTGCAGATGCATTTAGCTCCTAAGATGGCTATTGCACAAACGCGCTGGGCTACACATGGTGCTGTGACTAAAGTAAACGCACATCCTCACTTTGATCATGTTAAGTCAATTGCAGTCGTGCATAACGGAATTATTGAAAATTACGATATTTTGAAAAAAAAATTAATTGAAAAGGGAATTCAATTTGTTTCAGATACTGATACGGAAGTCATTGCTCATTTAATTGCTCACCATTATGCAGGAGATTTACTCAATGCTGTTCAACAAACTGTCATTGAATTAAAGGGAGCTTATGCAGTTGCTGTTGTTCACAAAGATTTCCCAGATCAGATCATTGCGATTGCTCATGAATGTCCTCTAGTGATTGGAATTGGAAACAACGAAGCTTTTGTTTCGTCAGATCCTAATGCCTTTGCTTTTTACACTCGCCAAGCAATTTACTTATCTAATTCTGAAATAGCTGTAATTAAAGCAGGAAGTCAACAAGTTTACAATATCCATCATAAAATCACTAAAGAAAGTCAATTCATTGAAGGAGATTTAGAGCAGATCTCAAAAGGTTCTTTCGAACACTTTACTCTTAAGGAAATCTATGAGCAACCCCAAGCGATTAGAAATGCGTTGCTTTCTCGTATCCTGCCTGAATATGGAACAGCTTTATTTGAAGAACTCGATTTTAATATGACTGATTTGTTAACGGTCGAACGTATTTTGATTTTGGCTTGTGGAACTTCTTGGCACGCTGGCTGTGTCGCTGCTTACCTAATTGAAGATAAGGCGCGGATTCCTGTACAAGTAGAGATTTCTTCTGAATTTCGTTATAAAAATCCTGTTGTTCCTCCAGGAACTTTTGTCATTGCTATTAGCCAATCAGGAGAAACTGCCGATACAATCGCAGCCGTTAAAGAAGTCAAGGCAAAAGGAGCTCGCGTATTAGCGTTATGTAATGTACAAGGCTCTACATTAACGAGAGAGGCCGATGAGACCATTTTTTTGAAAGCGGGTGCTGAAATTGGAGTTTGCTCCACTAAAGCATTTACTAGTCAGGTTGTTGTTCTTGCCTTATTTACTCTTCTTTTAGCTCGGATGCGTCATATGAGTAAAGGAGAAGGGCAGGATTTTCTAGAGGCTATTTTAAAGCTTCCAGACCAAGTACAAATGGTTTTAGATCAATCAATCGCGATTGAGAGAATTGCAAAAAAATATGCTGGATTTGACAACTTTTTTTATCTTGGACGGCGTTATATGTTTCCGACAAGTTTAGAAGGAGCACTTAAGTTAAAAGAAATTTCTTATATTAATGCCAATGGTTATGCAGCGGGTGAAATGAAGCATGGACCGATTGCGCTTATTAATGAAGATTGCCCTACTGTCGCTCTTTGTGCTAACCGTCAAACATTTGAAAAACTACTTAGCAACTTAATGGAAATTAAAGCAAGGCATGGAAAAATCATTGCGATTGTTGAAGAGCAGGAGAAGGCAATAGAAAAAATCGCGGATGATGTTATTTATATTCCCCACGTCATTGATGAGTTAGCAAGTATTTTAACAACTGTTGTAACCCAATTATTAGCTTATTATATAGCCAAAGAAAGAGGAGCAGATATTGATCACCCTCGCAATTTGGCAAAATCTGTGACAGTTGAGTAA
- the glmM gene encoding phosphoglucosamine mutase, which produces MELKRPFKIFGTDGIRGRANKSPMVPEIALALGRAAGQLLSRLGKSRVVIGKDTRLSCYVFENALIAGLCSMGVDTLMVGPLPTPGVAFITRAYRADAGIVISASHNPYYDNGIKLFDSQGFKLPDSWEAEMEAMIAKNHFDEELPADDDIGKNTKIIDADGRYIEFVKATFPRKISLKNLKIVLDCANGAGYKVAPLVFKELDATVFTCGVTPNGLNINSQCGSMHPETAQKAVIDNRADVGIALDGDADRVVMIDENAQIVDGDTMLAICARDMFKQKLLKNNRVVGTVMSNLGFIKAMECLGVEVIKSQVGDRYVIQDMLKYDANLGGEQSGHVIFLDHNTTGDGLVCALQVLRIMIETDSKLSDLASFVQRYPQTCLNIKVSSKPSLDSIERLKEVIAQVEEILGNSGRVLVRYSGTENTCRVMVEGPKYKQVIQLANQIADIVQEEIGLSVS; this is translated from the coding sequence GTGGAGTTAAAAAGACCATTCAAAATATTTGGTACGGATGGAATTAGAGGGCGAGCAAATAAAAGTCCCATGGTTCCAGAAATTGCCCTAGCATTAGGTCGAGCAGCGGGACAATTATTAAGTCGTTTAGGTAAATCTCGGGTAGTTATTGGTAAAGATACGCGTCTGTCCTGTTATGTTTTTGAAAATGCCTTGATTGCTGGGCTTTGTTCGATGGGGGTAGATACTTTAATGGTTGGTCCTTTACCTACACCAGGCGTGGCTTTTATTACACGTGCTTATCGTGCCGACGCAGGAATTGTAATTTCTGCTTCTCATAATCCTTATTACGACAATGGGATTAAATTATTTGATTCACAAGGATTTAAGTTGCCTGATTCGTGGGAAGCTGAAATGGAAGCAATGATAGCAAAAAATCATTTCGATGAAGAACTCCCTGCTGATGATGATATTGGCAAAAACACAAAAATTATTGATGCGGATGGACGTTATATCGAGTTTGTGAAGGCAACATTCCCAAGAAAAATTTCACTGAAAAATTTAAAAATCGTTTTGGATTGTGCGAACGGAGCCGGATATAAAGTAGCACCTCTGGTATTTAAAGAATTAGATGCTACAGTATTTACTTGTGGAGTGACTCCAAATGGCTTGAATATCAATAGCCAGTGTGGATCTATGCATCCTGAAACCGCTCAAAAGGCTGTGATTGATAATCGAGCTGATGTAGGAATTGCTTTGGATGGTGATGCAGATCGAGTTGTGATGATTGATGAAAATGCTCAAATTGTTGATGGAGATACCATGTTAGCGATTTGTGCCCGCGATATGTTTAAGCAAAAGCTGCTAAAAAATAATCGTGTCGTCGGAACAGTCATGAGTAATCTGGGTTTTATTAAAGCTATGGAATGTTTGGGTGTTGAAGTAATCAAATCTCAGGTGGGAGATCGCTACGTCATTCAAGATATGCTCAAATACGATGCTAACTTAGGTGGAGAACAAAGTGGTCATGTCATTTTTTTAGATCACAATACAACTGGCGATGGGCTTGTTTGCGCTCTTCAAGTATTGCGTATTATGATCGAAACAGATTCTAAGTTATCTGATTTGGCGTCATTTGTGCAACGCTACCCACAAACATGTTTAAATATTAAGGTGTCTTCTAAACCCTCTTTAGATTCCATCGAACGATTGAAGGAAGTGATAGCACAAGTGGAAGAAATTCTTGGAAATTCAGGCAGAGTTTTAGTTCGTTATTCGGGAACAGAAAATACTTGTCGAGTGATGGTTGAAGGACCAAAATATAAACAAGTCATTCAATTGGCAAATCAAATTGCTGACATTGTGCAAGAAGAAATTGGATTGTCAGTTTCATAA
- the pcnB gene encoding polynucleotide adenylyltransferase PcnB, producing the protein MQPKTYFAKDHGIDPALIDRDALYVLERLRHAGFTAYLVGGSVRDLLLKRVPKDFDISTSARPEQIKAIFQRQCILIGRRFRLAHIRFGHKIIEVSTFRTGENDSGLILHDNEWGTPEEDVLRRDFTINGLFYDSSNHSIIDYVNGWEDVQKHLLRTIGEPEKRFKQDPVRLLRLLKFHARYNFKIEEQTEQAIHVCRIEITKSSPARILEEILRMLESGASAPFIKLLAEYGILNILFPSLTQLLKTTYGKTIFHYLTCADQLYQHKGKNVLDRAILTACLLFPVLERELDKHYLSKKQTPHIGEITLVASSLVKEILIQSFSHFPRRITSTMLSILVAQYRLTPLSGKRHYREKLFRQKDFELALKFFKLRALVNEKLVETYSSIRDQYRQFVRHGEKRHHNYHGRPAHSPHQVISHDCAAT; encoded by the coding sequence GTGCAACCTAAGACCTATTTCGCTAAAGACCATGGAATTGATCCTGCTCTTATTGATCGCGATGCACTTTATGTTTTAGAAAGGCTAAGACACGCTGGATTCACCGCTTATTTAGTCGGTGGAAGTGTGCGAGATCTTTTATTAAAACGAGTCCCTAAAGATTTTGATATTTCCACTTCTGCTCGACCCGAACAAATTAAAGCGATATTTCAAAGGCAGTGTATTTTAATTGGAAGACGATTTCGTTTAGCGCATATTCGTTTTGGTCATAAAATCATTGAAGTATCCACATTTCGCACCGGCGAGAACGATAGCGGACTTATTCTTCATGATAATGAATGGGGCACCCCTGAAGAGGATGTTTTGCGCAGAGATTTCACTATTAATGGACTTTTTTACGATTCTTCCAACCATTCAATTATTGATTATGTCAATGGATGGGAAGACGTCCAAAAACATTTGTTGCGTACAATCGGTGAACCTGAAAAACGATTTAAGCAAGACCCAGTACGTTTGTTAAGACTTTTAAAATTTCATGCTCGTTATAACTTCAAAATAGAAGAACAAACAGAGCAAGCCATTCATGTCTGCCGAATAGAAATCACAAAAAGTTCTCCTGCCAGAATTTTAGAAGAAATTCTTCGTATGCTAGAATCAGGAGCTTCGGCTCCTTTTATTAAACTTTTGGCTGAATATGGAATCTTAAATATTTTGTTTCCTAGTCTCACACAGCTTTTAAAAACAACTTACGGAAAAACAATTTTTCATTATTTAACTTGTGCGGATCAACTGTATCAACATAAAGGTAAAAATGTATTAGATCGAGCTATTTTAACAGCTTGCCTACTTTTTCCTGTTTTAGAACGTGAATTAGATAAACACTATTTGAGTAAAAAACAAACTCCGCACATCGGAGAAATTACCCTTGTTGCTTCCTCTCTTGTTAAAGAGATTTTGATTCAATCTTTTTCTCATTTTCCAAGGCGAATTACCTCAACGATGTTATCCATTTTAGTTGCGCAGTATCGTCTAACTCCCTTGAGTGGAAAAAGGCATTATCGAGAAAAATTGTTTCGCCAAAAGGATTTTGAATTAGCATTAAAGTTTTTCAAGTTAAGGGCTCTTGTTAATGAAAAATTAGTGGAGACATATTCTTCCATTCGCGATCAATATCGTCAATTCGTGCGACATGGAGAGAAACGTCATCACAATTATCATGGCCGGCCTGCTCATTCCCCTCATCAAGTTATATCTCATGACTGCGCAGCCACTTAA
- a CDS encoding alpha/beta hydrolase family protein, protein MTAQPLNQVIYPPQGGPPIYYRGSDLSEGAKPAVVYFALSAEASLYEDPFNQPVLPWIEQGFRVFSWDLPFHGPHLDHHAAMHSWAKELSNNPLFIDQFIEICKKHLQFLIDQKWVNTHSIAVAGLSRGGFIATHLAAKAKFIKKVLGFSPMTQAPEVEEFKYTNLQNQEAISLTKLVDQLTHTTLRFYIGNHDKRVQTSSCYQFIQTLSDKIYENGLRSPPVELIIYPSIGFKGHGTPSTIFENGSKWIITQLTN, encoded by the coding sequence ATGACTGCGCAGCCACTTAATCAAGTTATCTATCCTCCTCAAGGAGGGCCTCCAATCTATTATCGTGGATCTGACTTATCAGAGGGAGCTAAACCAGCCGTTGTTTATTTTGCCCTTTCTGCTGAAGCCAGCCTCTATGAAGATCCTTTTAATCAACCGGTCCTTCCTTGGATAGAACAAGGCTTTCGCGTTTTTTCTTGGGATCTCCCTTTTCATGGACCCCACCTTGATCACCATGCAGCCATGCATAGTTGGGCAAAAGAACTTTCGAACAATCCCCTTTTTATTGATCAATTCATTGAAATTTGCAAAAAACATCTGCAATTTTTAATAGATCAAAAATGGGTAAATACTCATTCTATTGCTGTTGCTGGGTTATCAAGAGGAGGATTTATCGCTACTCACTTGGCTGCCAAAGCCAAGTTTATTAAAAAAGTTCTAGGTTTTTCACCCATGACGCAAGCACCAGAAGTAGAAGAATTTAAATACACTAATTTACAAAATCAAGAGGCTATTAGTCTCACTAAATTGGTTGATCAGCTTACACACACTACTCTTCGCTTTTATATTGGCAATCATGATAAGCGAGTCCAAACAAGTTCTTGCTATCAGTTTATCCAAACTTTGAGTGATAAAATCTATGAAAATGGTCTGAGATCTCCACCCGTAGAACTAATTATTTACCCTTCAATTGGATTTAAAGGTCACGGAACTCCATCAACTATTTTTGAAAATGGATCAAAATGGATCATTACTCAATTAACCAATTAA
- a CDS encoding glycosyltransferase family 2 protein, which translates to MSVYYSVVIPLKNEESNIEELIQELEPVMNQLRETWELICIDDGSTDNTKAILKKLNEEKGYLRSIFFKKNYGQSSAFEAGFKAAQGKFIITLDGDRQNDPTDIPKLIKEINTCDLVCGIRLNRKDSWSKRMISKGANFVRSRLCGDGMRDTGCSLKVYRASCFQKIKMYNGMHRFLPALFKIEGFEIKQIPVNHRERLKGKSNYNFFNRSLNTVSDLLAVCWMRKRHLHYQIEDDFSPKN; encoded by the coding sequence ATGTCTGTTTACTATTCCGTTGTCATTCCTTTAAAAAATGAAGAGAGCAATATTGAGGAACTCATTCAAGAATTAGAACCTGTCATGAATCAACTTAGGGAAACTTGGGAATTGATTTGTATTGATGATGGTTCAACAGACAATACAAAGGCTATTTTAAAAAAATTAAACGAAGAAAAAGGTTATTTACGATCTATTTTTTTTAAGAAAAATTATGGGCAATCCAGTGCTTTTGAGGCAGGGTTCAAAGCAGCTCAAGGAAAATTTATCATTACGCTAGATGGAGATAGGCAAAATGATCCAACAGATATACCTAAACTGATTAAAGAAATTAACACTTGTGACCTCGTCTGCGGGATTCGTCTTAACCGTAAAGACTCTTGGAGCAAACGGATGATTTCCAAAGGAGCTAATTTTGTCAGAAGTCGCCTTTGTGGGGATGGAATGCGAGATACGGGTTGTTCATTAAAAGTTTATCGAGCTTCCTGTTTTCAAAAAATTAAAATGTACAATGGAATGCATCGTTTTTTACCGGCATTATTTAAAATTGAAGGATTTGAGATTAAACAAATCCCTGTTAATCATCGAGAACGTTTAAAAGGAAAAAGCAATTACAACTTTTTTAATCGTTCTTTAAATACTGTTTCTGATTTGTTAGCTGTCTGTTGGATGAGAAAAAGACACCTTCATTACCAAATTGAAGATGATTTCTCACCAAAAAATTAA
- a CDS encoding lipid-A-disaccharide synthase N-terminal domain-containing protein, whose translation MEDWRTFLYPLGFLSSIAFGARFIVQWLQSEKQHRSVVTPFFWYLSLTGNTLLAIHSFIQIQYHICLVQVCNGVISWRNLNLMHPYRRQFTFQSVIKYLGIAFVLTTLAFFAQDYFLTQDGSWFRVPKAPWQSHSQVEYSLWWHGLGTISYLLFSSRFWVQWWLAEKSHSSELSTSFWWLSLSGAILSIVYFSHIQDSVNLIGPLIGMVPYIRNLMLLKNAKIAAAK comes from the coding sequence GTGGAAGATTGGAGAACATTTTTATATCCTCTTGGGTTTTTATCTTCGATAGCTTTTGGAGCACGTTTTATTGTCCAATGGCTCCAGAGTGAAAAGCAACATAGAAGTGTTGTGACGCCATTCTTTTGGTATTTATCTTTAACAGGAAATACTTTATTAGCTATCCACAGTTTTATTCAAATTCAATACCACATTTGTCTCGTTCAAGTCTGTAATGGTGTGATTTCTTGGCGCAACCTCAATTTAATGCACCCTTATCGTCGACAATTTACCTTTCAATCTGTTATAAAATATCTAGGAATTGCATTTGTTTTAACAACACTCGCTTTTTTTGCTCAGGATTATTTTCTAACGCAAGATGGAAGCTGGTTTCGCGTTCCAAAAGCTCCCTGGCAATCTCATTCTCAAGTGGAGTATTCGTTGTGGTGGCATGGTTTGGGAACTATTTCTTATTTATTGTTTTCAAGTCGGTTTTGGGTTCAATGGTGGCTAGCTGAAAAATCTCATTCTAGCGAACTTTCCACTTCTTTTTGGTGGCTAAGTTTGAGTGGAGCTATCCTTTCTATTGTCTACTTTTCACATATTCAAGATAGCGTCAATTTAATTGGCCCTTTAATCGGAATGGTTCCTTATATTCGAAATTTAATGCTATTGAAAAACGCTAAAATAGCGGCTGCAAAATGA
- the lpxB gene encoding lipid-A-disaccharide synthase, with protein sequence MKNCFIFAGEASGDLHGSRLMRALKEQFVFSSLNGVGGPLMRLEGLEVLYPMEEFQVMGFTDVLKAFPKLYKLFYAIRKHILKTNPSCVILIDYPGFNLRLTKSLRKVGYKGKIIQFICPTVWAHGKKRIDTMVKHLDLLLTIYPFEAAFFSHTPLKVRYVGNPLVETVSNYPYKENWKSICGIPHNQKLLAIFPGSRIGEIQRHLPQQLEVAQLLIKNHPSIHFAISCSDDRLLSFIKTHIHNTSLQMGLNIHLVPRFFSYELMKDCHCSLAKSGTVTLELALHQKPTVVLYTLTQLNYLLAKYWMHLNLPHYCIVNILLERTVYPEFIGKKLDIYQIFKQIEKLFINQDHYDSVIGDCAILRQQLGDGIASSLASREIQELLNAKKT encoded by the coding sequence ATGAAAAATTGTTTTATTTTTGCCGGGGAAGCAAGCGGTGATTTGCATGGTAGTCGCTTGATGCGTGCCTTGAAAGAGCAATTCGTTTTTTCCTCTTTAAATGGGGTTGGAGGCCCTCTTATGCGCCTCGAAGGTCTTGAAGTTCTTTACCCCATGGAAGAATTTCAAGTCATGGGTTTCACAGATGTATTAAAAGCTTTTCCAAAGCTCTACAAACTATTTTATGCTATTCGAAAACATATCCTTAAAACAAATCCTTCCTGTGTGATTCTTATCGATTACCCGGGATTTAACTTGCGACTCACTAAATCTCTACGCAAAGTTGGATACAAAGGAAAGATTATTCAATTTATCTGTCCTACTGTTTGGGCTCATGGCAAAAAACGTATCGATACGATGGTTAAACATTTGGATTTACTTTTAACCATTTATCCATTCGAAGCTGCATTTTTTTCCCATACCCCTTTAAAAGTACGTTATGTGGGTAACCCGCTAGTTGAAACTGTCAGCAATTATCCCTATAAAGAAAATTGGAAATCTATTTGCGGAATCCCTCACAATCAAAAATTATTAGCCATTTTTCCAGGAAGCCGAATCGGTGAAATCCAAAGGCATCTTCCTCAGCAATTAGAAGTTGCTCAATTATTAATAAAAAATCATCCTTCAATTCATTTCGCTATTTCCTGCTCAGACGACCGCCTTCTCTCTTTTATAAAAACCCACATTCATAACACTTCTCTACAAATGGGTCTAAACATTCATTTAGTTCCTCGCTTTTTTAGCTATGAACTAATGAAAGATTGTCATTGTAGTTTAGCCAAATCAGGCACGGTTACCTTAGAACTCGCTCTCCATCAAAAACCGACTGTTGTGCTTTACACCCTAACGCAATTAAATTATTTATTAGCCAAGTATTGGATGCATTTAAATCTTCCTCATTATTGCATTGTCAATATTTTACTAGAACGAACTGTATACCCTGAATTTATTGGAAAAAAACTCGATATTTATCAAATCTTTAAGCAAATCGAAAAGTTATTCATTAATCAAGACCACTATGACAGCGTTATCGGAGATTGTGCCATTTTACGCCAGCAATTGGGAGATGGTATAGCTTCCAGCCTTGCAAGTCGAGAGATCCAGGAGCTATTAAATGCTAAAAAAACTTAA
- a CDS encoding lysophospholipid acyltransferase family protein: MLKKLKQGWKNFSYRCFAFLIATIGKALIRILLATCRSKVHGLEKYIKIAEKEKCIVMFWHNRLALAPFILYHLTPQFIYAAFISNSRDGELIGRIVRSYKTGRVIRVPHHSRHEALREMIRHVNFKKSIAIITPDGPRGPRYKMKPGIALAAIETGAYVFPLNWTATSFFTFKTWDQLRLPKPFSTIEFFFGEPIKFSSDVPLNIAQTYLQKSLKE, from the coding sequence ATGCTAAAAAAACTTAAACAAGGGTGGAAAAATTTCTCTTATCGATGCTTTGCTTTTCTTATTGCGACAATAGGTAAAGCCTTAATTCGTATTTTGTTAGCCACATGTCGTTCAAAAGTTCATGGACTAGAAAAATATATTAAAATTGCCGAAAAAGAAAAATGCATTGTCATGTTTTGGCATAATCGATTAGCGCTTGCTCCTTTTATCCTTTATCACTTGACTCCCCAATTTATTTACGCCGCTTTTATTAGTAATAGTCGAGATGGAGAATTAATTGGAAGAATTGTTCGCTCCTATAAAACAGGCAGAGTCATTCGAGTTCCTCATCATTCTCGACATGAAGCATTACGTGAAATGATTCGACACGTTAATTTTAAAAAATCTATCGCTATTATTACACCAGATGGGCCTAGAGGACCTCGCTACAAAATGAAACCTGGAATTGCTTTGGCAGCCATTGAAACTGGTGCCTATGTGTTCCCTTTGAATTGGACGGCAACCAGCTTTTTTACATTCAAAACTTGGGATCAATTACGACTTCCCAAACCCTTTAGTACAATTGAATTTTTTTTTGGTGAGCCTATTAAATTTAGTTCAGATGTTCCTCTGAATATTGCTCAAACCTATCTTCAAAAATCTCTAAAAGAATAA